One genomic window of Halolamina sediminis includes the following:
- a CDS encoding homoserine dehydrogenase: protein MRLAIVGVGAVGRSVAELAGEHGHEVVGLADSTGAALGDPLDVDDALARKSERGTVGEEPHESLLGADYDALVEATPTTLGDADPGFSNAVAALDRDRHVVLANKGPVAERYDELRAAARASEGQLRFEATVGGAIPAVRSVEDVGPNRVDRVRGVLNGTANFVLSRMAAEGLSYDHVLSEAQDLGVAEADPTFDVDGTDAALKGVIVANVLREARGRDALTLDDAEVEGIESLPASALSLAGEDGRTVRLIAEATPDGVRVGPRLVPENGTLAVTGTQNIVQIETDHAGRLNISGHGAGGPETASAVLSDVGRLPPR from the coding sequence ATGAGGCTGGCCATCGTCGGCGTCGGTGCGGTCGGCCGATCGGTCGCGGAGTTGGCCGGCGAGCACGGCCACGAGGTCGTCGGTCTCGCGGACTCGACGGGTGCCGCCCTGGGCGATCCGTTGGACGTGGACGACGCACTCGCCCGGAAGTCCGAGAGGGGGACGGTCGGCGAGGAGCCACACGAGTCGTTGCTGGGGGCCGACTACGACGCGCTGGTCGAGGCGACGCCGACGACGCTGGGCGACGCCGATCCCGGCTTCTCCAACGCCGTCGCGGCGCTCGACCGCGATCGACACGTCGTGCTGGCGAACAAGGGGCCGGTCGCCGAGCGCTACGACGAGCTCCGGGCCGCAGCCCGGGCGAGCGAGGGCCAGCTCCGGTTCGAGGCGACCGTCGGCGGCGCGATCCCCGCGGTCCGGTCCGTCGAAGACGTCGGCCCCAACCGGGTCGATCGCGTCCGCGGCGTGCTCAACGGCACCGCGAACTTCGTGCTCTCGCGGATGGCCGCCGAGGGGCTGAGCTACGACCACGTGCTCTCGGAGGCCCAGGATCTGGGCGTCGCGGAGGCCGACCCGACGTTCGACGTCGACGGGACGGACGCCGCGCTCAAGGGCGTGATCGTCGCGAACGTGCTCCGGGAGGCCCGGGGCCGGGACGCGCTCACGCTCGACGACGCCGAAGTCGAGGGGATCGAGTCGCTGCCGGCGAGCGCGCTCTCGCTGGCCGGCGAGGACGGGCGGACGGTTCGGCTGATCGCCGAGGCAACGCCCGATGGCGTCAGGGTCGGGCCACGGTTGGTGCCCGAGAACGGGACGCTGGCGGTGACCGGCACCCAGAACATCGTCCAGATAGAGACCGACCACGCCGGCCGGCTG
- a CDS encoding amino acid-binding protein yields the protein MSRADGVTTHTLRLELDDEPGELAAALEPIAEHGGNLLSVFHERGSRTPGGRIPVEVALDCPAERFDEVIEGLRDRGVTVVAADEEYYGEAFRVLLSGHLVDTDLSETLREIESASTVAVEELSLSAPDGVEAVSSAYLRLGARSGERGDALEQVRKIADRKGLTVVEPLEASG from the coding sequence ATGAGCCGCGCCGACGGGGTGACGACACACACGCTCCGGCTCGAGCTCGACGACGAGCCGGGCGAGCTCGCGGCCGCGCTCGAACCCATCGCCGAACACGGGGGGAACCTCCTCTCGGTGTTCCACGAGCGCGGGAGTCGCACACCCGGCGGGCGCATCCCGGTCGAGGTGGCGCTGGACTGCCCGGCCGAGCGGTTCGACGAGGTGATCGAGGGGCTCCGTGACCGTGGGGTGACCGTCGTCGCCGCCGACGAGGAGTACTACGGCGAGGCGTTCCGGGTGCTGCTGAGCGGTCATCTGGTCGACACGGACCTCTCGGAGACGCTGCGGGAGATCGAGAGCGCGTCGACGGTCGCCGTCGAGGAGCTCTCGCTGTCGGCGCCCGACGGCGTGGAGGCGGTCTCCAGCGCGTACCTGCGGCTGGGCGCCCGCTCGGGCGAGCGCGGGGATGCTCTGGAGCAGGTGCGGAAGATCGCCGACCGCAAGGGGCTGACCGTCGTCGAGCCGTTGGAGGCCAGCGGATGA
- a CDS encoding elongation factor EF-2: MGRRKKIVQECERLMDTPENIRNIAIAAHVDHGKTTLSDNLLAGAGMISEGTAGEQLAMDTKEDEQERGITIDAANVSMTHEYEDTNHLINLIDTPGHVDFGGDVTRAMRAVDGALVVVDAVEGAMPQTETVLRQALREGVKPTLFINKVDRLISELQEGEEEMQERLLGVIADVNELIRGMIEEMDDIDDDWTVSVEDGTVGFGSALYKWGVSMPSMQRTGISFEDIIEMERNDKRGELHERSPLSDVVLDMVCEHFPNPVDAQPRRVPRIWRGDSESELAEDMRLVNEDGDVVFMVTDISMDPHAGEIATGRVFSGTLEKGQDLFVSGTAGKNRIQSVGLFMGSEREEVDRVPAGNIASVTGLRDAIAGSTVSSAEMTPFESIEHISEPVITKSVEAQTMDDLPKLIETLQQVAKEDPTIQIEINEDTGEHLISGQGELHLEVITQRIEKEQGIPVNTGEPIVVFREQPQQESREVEGVSPNRHNKFYISIHPMGQDIVDAIQLGEVSMDMPELERREALQDAGMDKDTSQNVEHIHGTNILIDDTKGIQHLNETMELVVEGLSEALDDGPLAAEPVQGTLLRLHDARLHEDTIHRGPAQVIPAVREAVHHALIDGEIRLLEPIQNVRIDVPSEHMGAASGEIQGRRGRVDDMYQEGGLMVVEGVAPVEEMIGFSSDIRSATEGRASWNTENAGFRVMADNLQREQIMEIRERKGMKLELPESVDYI; this comes from the coding sequence ATGGGCCGACGCAAGAAAATTGTCCAAGAATGTGAGCGGCTGATGGACACCCCGGAGAACATCCGGAACATCGCCATCGCCGCCCACGTCGACCACGGGAAGACGACGCTTTCGGACAACCTCCTCGCGGGTGCGGGGATGATCTCCGAGGGCACCGCCGGCGAGCAGCTGGCGATGGACACGAAGGAGGACGAACAGGAGCGTGGGATCACCATCGACGCGGCGAACGTCTCGATGACCCACGAGTACGAGGACACCAACCACCTCATCAACCTCATCGACACGCCGGGCCACGTCGACTTCGGTGGCGACGTGACCCGAGCGATGCGTGCCGTCGACGGCGCGCTCGTCGTCGTGGACGCCGTCGAGGGCGCCATGCCCCAGACGGAGACGGTGCTGCGACAGGCACTCCGCGAGGGCGTGAAGCCGACCCTGTTCATCAACAAGGTCGACCGCCTGATCTCCGAGCTGCAGGAGGGCGAGGAAGAGATGCAGGAGCGCCTGCTCGGTGTCATCGCGGACGTGAACGAGCTGATCCGCGGGATGATCGAGGAGATGGACGACATCGACGACGACTGGACCGTCTCCGTCGAGGACGGCACCGTCGGCTTCGGCTCCGCGCTGTACAAGTGGGGCGTCTCGATGCCGTCGATGCAGCGTACCGGCATCTCCTTCGAGGACATCATCGAGATGGAGCGCAACGACAAGCGCGGCGAGCTCCACGAGCGCTCGCCGCTGTCGGACGTGGTGCTCGACATGGTCTGTGAGCACTTCCCCAACCCCGTCGACGCCCAGCCCCGTCGTGTCCCGCGCATCTGGCGCGGCGACTCCGAGTCCGAGCTGGCCGAGGACATGCGGCTGGTGAACGAGGACGGCGACGTGGTGTTCATGGTGACCGACATCTCGATGGACCCCCACGCCGGCGAGATCGCCACAGGCCGGGTGTTCTCCGGCACGCTGGAGAAGGGGCAGGACCTGTTCGTCTCCGGGACGGCCGGCAAGAACCGGATCCAGTCCGTCGGGCTGTTCATGGGGAGTGAACGCGAGGAAGTGGATCGCGTCCCCGCGGGGAACATCGCCTCGGTCACGGGGCTGCGCGACGCCATCGCCGGCTCGACGGTCTCCTCCGCGGAGATGACGCCGTTCGAGTCGATCGAGCACATCTCGGAGCCGGTGATCACGAAGTCCGTCGAGGCCCAGACCATGGACGACCTGCCGAAGCTGATCGAGACGCTCCAGCAGGTCGCCAAGGAGGACCCGACGATCCAGATCGAGATCAACGAGGACACCGGCGAGCACCTGATCAGCGGACAGGGCGAGCTCCACCTCGAAGTGATCACCCAGCGCATCGAGAAAGAGCAGGGCATCCCGGTCAACACCGGCGAACCGATCGTCGTGTTCCGCGAGCAGCCCCAGCAGGAGTCCCGGGAGGTCGAGGGCGTCTCGCCCAACCGGCACAACAAGTTCTACATCTCCATCCACCCGATGGGGCAGGACATCGTCGACGCGATCCAGCTCGGCGAGGTCTCCATGGACATGCCCGAACTGGAGCGCCGTGAGGCGCTGCAGGACGCCGGCATGGACAAGGACACGTCCCAGAACGTGGAGCACATCCACGGGACGAACATCCTCATCGACGACACGAAGGGGATCCAGCACCTGAACGAGACGATGGAGCTGGTGGTCGAGGGGCTCTCCGAGGCCCTCGACGACGGCCCGCTGGCCGCCGAGCCCGTGCAGGGGACGCTGCTCCGACTGCACGACGCCCGCCTCCACGAGGACACCATCCACCGCGGTCCCGCACAGGTCATCCCCGCCGTCCGCGAGGCAGTCCACCACGCGCTGATCGACGGGGAGATCCGGCTGCTGGAGCCGATCCAGAACGTCCGGATCGACGTGCCTAGCGAACACATGGGCGCCGCCTCCGGCGAGATTCAGGGTCGCCGTGGCCGCGTCGACGACATGTACCAGGAGGGCGGCCTGATGGTCGTCGAGGGCGTTGCGCCCGTCGAGGAGATGATCGGCTTCTCCAGCGACATCCGGAGCGCGACCGAGGGTCGCGCGTCCTGGAACACCGAGAACGCCGGCTTCCGCGTGATGGCCGACAACCTCCAGCGCGAGCAGATCATGGAGATCCGCGAGCGCAAGGGGATGAAGCTCGAGCTCCCCGAGTCGGTCGACTACATCTAA
- a CDS encoding DUF5781 family protein, whose protein sequence is MDIRLPDNGPAEPFLGAADLLETESEIDLPVHVRVRDDPDERTWAGHYEDRHVLNISRQAATSAMARELALHELSHMARYEQHHPSHHQSTREAIFLALAGKSVEQRKLAHVHQLANHMKDIYADDITLSVAPGGKLVTFLESRLAAAVADRPPAAPTGWQLATPGSDPQITAVNAAFALALVERHDLVDSDHRIYDLAHAAADDAPEVGVEEFAEAFRSLDDDPSESEYRKALVDVTRAYVGEGAD, encoded by the coding sequence ATGGATATACGACTCCCCGACAACGGCCCCGCGGAGCCGTTTCTCGGCGCAGCAGACCTCTTGGAGACCGAGAGTGAGATCGATCTTCCCGTCCACGTCCGCGTCCGCGACGACCCCGACGAGCGCACGTGGGCCGGCCACTACGAGGACCGACACGTGCTCAACATCTCCCGACAGGCCGCGACGAGTGCGATGGCCCGGGAGCTGGCGCTGCACGAACTCTCACACATGGCGCGCTACGAGCAGCACCACCCCTCACACCACCAGTCGACCCGGGAGGCGATCTTCCTCGCGCTGGCGGGCAAGAGCGTCGAACAGCGCAAGCTGGCCCACGTCCACCAGCTCGCCAACCACATGAAGGACATCTACGCCGACGATATCACGCTCTCGGTCGCGCCGGGCGGGAAGCTCGTCACATTCCTCGAGTCCCGGCTCGCCGCCGCCGTCGCCGACCGGCCGCCCGCAGCGCCGACGGGCTGGCAGCTCGCGACGCCGGGGTCGGACCCGCAGATCACGGCGGTCAACGCCGCCTTCGCGCTCGCGCTGGTCGAACGCCACGACCTCGTCGATTCCGACCACCGCATCTACGACCTCGCACACGCGGCCGCGGACGACGCGCCCGAGGTTGGCGTCGAGGAGTTTGCCGAGGCGTTCCGCTCGCTCGACGACGACCCCTCCGAGAGCGAGTACCGCAAGGCGCTGGTCGACGTGACCCGCGCGTACGTCGGCGAGGGCGCCGACTAG